In Erinaceus europaeus unplaced genomic scaffold, mEriEur2.1 scaffold_706, whole genome shotgun sequence, a genomic segment contains:
- the WNT5A gene encoding protein Wnt-5a isoform X1, producing MHAPRVSAGEGGAWRERLSCAGLGGRGFLVPPDSTKEDPTGEALPKSPWSSPPLCLRCTGVSTRRSKLGVPVGHFFPVERCRLPPVGRVEILRLLPGVGFLGPQRSSQSWGTLSFCSKLLFEAWCDSVRKFIGILSPGVALGTAGGAMSSKFFLMALAIFFSFAHVLIEANSWWSLGMNNPVQMSEVYIIGAQPLCSQLAGLSQGQKKLCHLYQDHMQYIGEGAKTGIKECQYQFRHRRWNCSTVDNTSVFGRVMQIGSRETAFTYAVSAAGVVNAMSRACREGELSTCGCSRAARPKDLPRDWLWGGCGDNIDYGYRFAKEFVDARERERIHAKGSYESARILMNLHNNEAGRRTVYNLADVACKCHGVSGSCSLKTCWLQLADFRKVGDALKEKYDSAAAMRLNSRGKLVQVNSRFNSPTTQDLVYIDPSPDYCVRNESTGSLGTQGRLCNKTSEGMDGCELMCCGRGYDQFKTVQTERCHCKFHWCCYVKCKKCTEIVDQFVCK from the exons ATGCACGCCCCCCGTGTGTCTGCAGGCGAGGGAGGGGCGTGGAGGGAAAGGCTGAGCTGCGCTGGCCTTGGAGGCAGAGGCTTTTTAGTCCCGCCCGACTCCACAAAGGAGGACCCTACTGGGGAGGCCCTTCCTAAGAGCCCctggtcttcccctcccctctgcctgAGGTGCACGGGGGTTAGCACCAGGCGCTCGAAGCTTGGCGTTCCAGTTGGTCATTTCTTCCCCGTCGAGCGGTGCCGGCTGCCCCCTGTTGGCCGTGTGGAG ATCCTGAGGCTCCTTCCCGGAGTCGGCTTCCTGGGGCCGCAAAGATCCAGCCAGTCCTGGGGTACTCTCAGCTTCTGTTCAAAACTTTTGTTTGAAGCCTGGTGTGACAGTGTCCGG AAGTTCATTGGAATATTAAGCCCAGGAGTCGCTTTGGGGACAGCTGGAGGTGCCATGTCTTCCAAGTTCTTCCTAATGGCTTTGGCCATATTTTTCTCCTTCGCCCATGTTTTAATAGAAGCCAACTCTTGGTG gtCCCTAGGTATGAATAACCCTGTTCAGATGTCAGAAGTATATATCATAGGAGCACAGCCTCTCTGCAGCCAGCTGGCAGGACTTTCTCAAGGACAGAAGAAGCTGTGCCACTTGTATCAGGACCACATGCAGTACATCGGGGAAGGTGCGAAGACGGGTATCAAGGAGTGTCAGTATCAATTCCGGCATCGGAGATGGAACTGCAGCACAGTGGACAACACCTCCGTTTTTGGCAGGGTTATGCAAATAG GTAGCCGTGAGACGGCCTTCACCTACGCGGTGAGTGCGGCTGGGGTGGTGAACGCCATGAGCAGAGCATGCCGCGAGGGCGAGCTGTCCACCTGCGGTTGCAGCCGCGCTGCGCGCCCCAAGGACCTGCCGCGGGACTGGCTGTGGGGCGGCTGTGGCGACAACATCGACTACGGCTACCGCTTTGCCAAGGAGTTCGTGGACGCGCGCGAGCGGGAGCGCATCCACGCCAAGGGCTCCTACGAGAGCGCGCGCATCCTCATGAACCTGCACAACAATGAGGCGGGCCGCAGG ACGGTGTACAACCTGGCAGATGTGGCTTGTAAGTGCCACGGGGTATCCGGTTCGTGCAGCCTCAAGACATGCTGGCTGCAGCTGGCAGACTTCCGGAAGGTGGGTGATGCCCTGAAGGAGAAGTATGACAGTGCAGCTGCCATGCGACTCAACAGCCGGGGCAAGCTGGTGCAGGTCAACAGCCGCTTCAACTCGCCCACCacacaggacctggtctacatcGACCCAAGCCCAGACTACTGTGTGCGCAACGAGAGCACCGGCTCACTGGGCACACAGGGCCGCCTGTGCAACAAGACATCAGAGGGCATGGATGGCTGTGAGCTCATGTGCTGTGGGCGTGGCTATGACCAGTTCAAGACGGTGCAGACAGAGCGCTGCCACTGCAAATTCCACTGGTGCTGCTACGTCAAATGCAAGAAATGTACCGAGATCGTGGATCAGTTTGTGTGCAAGTAG
- the WNT5A gene encoding protein Wnt-5a isoform X2 — MHAPRVSAGEGGAWRERLSCAGLGGRGFLVPPDSTKEDPTGEALPKSPWSSPPLCLRCTGVSTRRSKLGVPVGHFFPVERCRLPPVGRVEKFIGILSPGVALGTAGGAMSSKFFLMALAIFFSFAHVLIEANSWWSLGMNNPVQMSEVYIIGAQPLCSQLAGLSQGQKKLCHLYQDHMQYIGEGAKTGIKECQYQFRHRRWNCSTVDNTSVFGRVMQIGSRETAFTYAVSAAGVVNAMSRACREGELSTCGCSRAARPKDLPRDWLWGGCGDNIDYGYRFAKEFVDARERERIHAKGSYESARILMNLHNNEAGRRTVYNLADVACKCHGVSGSCSLKTCWLQLADFRKVGDALKEKYDSAAAMRLNSRGKLVQVNSRFNSPTTQDLVYIDPSPDYCVRNESTGSLGTQGRLCNKTSEGMDGCELMCCGRGYDQFKTVQTERCHCKFHWCCYVKCKKCTEIVDQFVCK; from the exons ATGCACGCCCCCCGTGTGTCTGCAGGCGAGGGAGGGGCGTGGAGGGAAAGGCTGAGCTGCGCTGGCCTTGGAGGCAGAGGCTTTTTAGTCCCGCCCGACTCCACAAAGGAGGACCCTACTGGGGAGGCCCTTCCTAAGAGCCCctggtcttcccctcccctctgcctgAGGTGCACGGGGGTTAGCACCAGGCGCTCGAAGCTTGGCGTTCCAGTTGGTCATTTCTTCCCCGTCGAGCGGTGCCGGCTGCCCCCTGTTGGCCGTGTGGAG AAGTTCATTGGAATATTAAGCCCAGGAGTCGCTTTGGGGACAGCTGGAGGTGCCATGTCTTCCAAGTTCTTCCTAATGGCTTTGGCCATATTTTTCTCCTTCGCCCATGTTTTAATAGAAGCCAACTCTTGGTG gtCCCTAGGTATGAATAACCCTGTTCAGATGTCAGAAGTATATATCATAGGAGCACAGCCTCTCTGCAGCCAGCTGGCAGGACTTTCTCAAGGACAGAAGAAGCTGTGCCACTTGTATCAGGACCACATGCAGTACATCGGGGAAGGTGCGAAGACGGGTATCAAGGAGTGTCAGTATCAATTCCGGCATCGGAGATGGAACTGCAGCACAGTGGACAACACCTCCGTTTTTGGCAGGGTTATGCAAATAG GTAGCCGTGAGACGGCCTTCACCTACGCGGTGAGTGCGGCTGGGGTGGTGAACGCCATGAGCAGAGCATGCCGCGAGGGCGAGCTGTCCACCTGCGGTTGCAGCCGCGCTGCGCGCCCCAAGGACCTGCCGCGGGACTGGCTGTGGGGCGGCTGTGGCGACAACATCGACTACGGCTACCGCTTTGCCAAGGAGTTCGTGGACGCGCGCGAGCGGGAGCGCATCCACGCCAAGGGCTCCTACGAGAGCGCGCGCATCCTCATGAACCTGCACAACAATGAGGCGGGCCGCAGG ACGGTGTACAACCTGGCAGATGTGGCTTGTAAGTGCCACGGGGTATCCGGTTCGTGCAGCCTCAAGACATGCTGGCTGCAGCTGGCAGACTTCCGGAAGGTGGGTGATGCCCTGAAGGAGAAGTATGACAGTGCAGCTGCCATGCGACTCAACAGCCGGGGCAAGCTGGTGCAGGTCAACAGCCGCTTCAACTCGCCCACCacacaggacctggtctacatcGACCCAAGCCCAGACTACTGTGTGCGCAACGAGAGCACCGGCTCACTGGGCACACAGGGCCGCCTGTGCAACAAGACATCAGAGGGCATGGATGGCTGTGAGCTCATGTGCTGTGGGCGTGGCTATGACCAGTTCAAGACGGTGCAGACAGAGCGCTGCCACTGCAAATTCCACTGGTGCTGCTACGTCAAATGCAAGAAATGTACCGAGATCGTGGATCAGTTTGTGTGCAAGTAG
- the WNT5A gene encoding protein Wnt-5a isoform X3, producing the protein MKKFIGILSPGVALGTAGGAMSSKFFLMALAIFFSFAHVLIEANSWWSLGMNNPVQMSEVYIIGAQPLCSQLAGLSQGQKKLCHLYQDHMQYIGEGAKTGIKECQYQFRHRRWNCSTVDNTSVFGRVMQIGSRETAFTYAVSAAGVVNAMSRACREGELSTCGCSRAARPKDLPRDWLWGGCGDNIDYGYRFAKEFVDARERERIHAKGSYESARILMNLHNNEAGRRTVYNLADVACKCHGVSGSCSLKTCWLQLADFRKVGDALKEKYDSAAAMRLNSRGKLVQVNSRFNSPTTQDLVYIDPSPDYCVRNESTGSLGTQGRLCNKTSEGMDGCELMCCGRGYDQFKTVQTERCHCKFHWCCYVKCKKCTEIVDQFVCK; encoded by the exons ATGAAG AAGTTCATTGGAATATTAAGCCCAGGAGTCGCTTTGGGGACAGCTGGAGGTGCCATGTCTTCCAAGTTCTTCCTAATGGCTTTGGCCATATTTTTCTCCTTCGCCCATGTTTTAATAGAAGCCAACTCTTGGTG gtCCCTAGGTATGAATAACCCTGTTCAGATGTCAGAAGTATATATCATAGGAGCACAGCCTCTCTGCAGCCAGCTGGCAGGACTTTCTCAAGGACAGAAGAAGCTGTGCCACTTGTATCAGGACCACATGCAGTACATCGGGGAAGGTGCGAAGACGGGTATCAAGGAGTGTCAGTATCAATTCCGGCATCGGAGATGGAACTGCAGCACAGTGGACAACACCTCCGTTTTTGGCAGGGTTATGCAAATAG GTAGCCGTGAGACGGCCTTCACCTACGCGGTGAGTGCGGCTGGGGTGGTGAACGCCATGAGCAGAGCATGCCGCGAGGGCGAGCTGTCCACCTGCGGTTGCAGCCGCGCTGCGCGCCCCAAGGACCTGCCGCGGGACTGGCTGTGGGGCGGCTGTGGCGACAACATCGACTACGGCTACCGCTTTGCCAAGGAGTTCGTGGACGCGCGCGAGCGGGAGCGCATCCACGCCAAGGGCTCCTACGAGAGCGCGCGCATCCTCATGAACCTGCACAACAATGAGGCGGGCCGCAGG ACGGTGTACAACCTGGCAGATGTGGCTTGTAAGTGCCACGGGGTATCCGGTTCGTGCAGCCTCAAGACATGCTGGCTGCAGCTGGCAGACTTCCGGAAGGTGGGTGATGCCCTGAAGGAGAAGTATGACAGTGCAGCTGCCATGCGACTCAACAGCCGGGGCAAGCTGGTGCAGGTCAACAGCCGCTTCAACTCGCCCACCacacaggacctggtctacatcGACCCAAGCCCAGACTACTGTGTGCGCAACGAGAGCACCGGCTCACTGGGCACACAGGGCCGCCTGTGCAACAAGACATCAGAGGGCATGGATGGCTGTGAGCTCATGTGCTGTGGGCGTGGCTATGACCAGTTCAAGACGGTGCAGACAGAGCGCTGCCACTGCAAATTCCACTGGTGCTGCTACGTCAAATGCAAGAAATGTACCGAGATCGTGGATCAGTTTGTGTGCAAGTAG
- the WNT5A gene encoding protein Wnt-5a isoform X4: MSSKFFLMALAIFFSFAHVLIEANSWWSLGMNNPVQMSEVYIIGAQPLCSQLAGLSQGQKKLCHLYQDHMQYIGEGAKTGIKECQYQFRHRRWNCSTVDNTSVFGRVMQIGSRETAFTYAVSAAGVVNAMSRACREGELSTCGCSRAARPKDLPRDWLWGGCGDNIDYGYRFAKEFVDARERERIHAKGSYESARILMNLHNNEAGRRTVYNLADVACKCHGVSGSCSLKTCWLQLADFRKVGDALKEKYDSAAAMRLNSRGKLVQVNSRFNSPTTQDLVYIDPSPDYCVRNESTGSLGTQGRLCNKTSEGMDGCELMCCGRGYDQFKTVQTERCHCKFHWCCYVKCKKCTEIVDQFVCK; the protein is encoded by the exons ATGTCTTCCAAGTTCTTCCTAATGGCTTTGGCCATATTTTTCTCCTTCGCCCATGTTTTAATAGAAGCCAACTCTTGGTG gtCCCTAGGTATGAATAACCCTGTTCAGATGTCAGAAGTATATATCATAGGAGCACAGCCTCTCTGCAGCCAGCTGGCAGGACTTTCTCAAGGACAGAAGAAGCTGTGCCACTTGTATCAGGACCACATGCAGTACATCGGGGAAGGTGCGAAGACGGGTATCAAGGAGTGTCAGTATCAATTCCGGCATCGGAGATGGAACTGCAGCACAGTGGACAACACCTCCGTTTTTGGCAGGGTTATGCAAATAG GTAGCCGTGAGACGGCCTTCACCTACGCGGTGAGTGCGGCTGGGGTGGTGAACGCCATGAGCAGAGCATGCCGCGAGGGCGAGCTGTCCACCTGCGGTTGCAGCCGCGCTGCGCGCCCCAAGGACCTGCCGCGGGACTGGCTGTGGGGCGGCTGTGGCGACAACATCGACTACGGCTACCGCTTTGCCAAGGAGTTCGTGGACGCGCGCGAGCGGGAGCGCATCCACGCCAAGGGCTCCTACGAGAGCGCGCGCATCCTCATGAACCTGCACAACAATGAGGCGGGCCGCAGG ACGGTGTACAACCTGGCAGATGTGGCTTGTAAGTGCCACGGGGTATCCGGTTCGTGCAGCCTCAAGACATGCTGGCTGCAGCTGGCAGACTTCCGGAAGGTGGGTGATGCCCTGAAGGAGAAGTATGACAGTGCAGCTGCCATGCGACTCAACAGCCGGGGCAAGCTGGTGCAGGTCAACAGCCGCTTCAACTCGCCCACCacacaggacctggtctacatcGACCCAAGCCCAGACTACTGTGTGCGCAACGAGAGCACCGGCTCACTGGGCACACAGGGCCGCCTGTGCAACAAGACATCAGAGGGCATGGATGGCTGTGAGCTCATGTGCTGTGGGCGTGGCTATGACCAGTTCAAGACGGTGCAGACAGAGCGCTGCCACTGCAAATTCCACTGGTGCTGCTACGTCAAATGCAAGAAATGTACCGAGATCGTGGATCAGTTTGTGTGCAAGTAG